The proteins below come from a single Jaculus jaculus isolate mJacJac1 chromosome X, mJacJac1.mat.Y.cur, whole genome shotgun sequence genomic window:
- the LOC101599014 gene encoding putative P2Y purinoceptor 10 → MDHNSTYNAENNCSVTNVPFQYSLYATTYMLIFIPGLLANSAALWVLCRFISKKNKAIIFMINLSVADLAHVLSLPLRIYYYINHHWPFQRALCLLCFYLKYLNMYASIFFLTCISLQRCLFLLKPFRARNWKRRYDVGISAAIWVIVGTACLPFPILRSAGLANNTEACFADLGYKQMNAVVLVTMVTVAEFAGFVIPVVIISYCTWKTTRSLKQPPMAFQGISERKKALGMVFMCAAVFIICFTPYHINFIFYTMVKETIITSCPIVKSTLYFHPFCLCLASLCCLLDPILYYFMASEFRDQLSRHSSSVTRSRLMSRESGSSMAS, encoded by the coding sequence ATGGATCATAATAGCACCTACAATGCTGAGAATAATTGCAGTGTCACTAATGTGCCATTTCAGTACTCCCTGTATGCCACCACCTATATGCTCATATTCATCCCTGGTCTCCTGGCTAACAGTGCAGCCTTGTGGGTTCTGTGCCGTTTCATCAGCAAGAAAAACAAGGCCATCATTTTCATGATCAACCTCTCCGTGGCTGACCTTGCTCACGTCCTGTCCTTACCTCTCCGGATTTACTATTACATCAACCACCACTGGCCATTCCAGAGGGCCCTTTGCCTGTTATGTTTCTACTTGAAATATCTCAACATGTACGCCAGCATTTTCTTCCTGACGTGCATCAGTCTTCAGAGGTGCCTTTTTCTCCTCAAGCCATTCAGGGCCAGAAACTGGAAGCGCAGGTATGACGTGGGCATCAGCGCTGCCATCTGGGTCATCGTGGGGACTGCCTGTTTGCCATTTCCTATCCTGAGAAGTGCTGGCTTAGCCAACAACACTGAAGCCTGTTTTGCTGATCTTGGTTACAAGCAAATGAATGCAGTGGTTTTGGTCACGATGGTTACAGTTGCTGAGTTTGCTGGATTTGtgatcccagtggtcatcatctCATATTGTACCTGGAAAACCACTAGATCTTTGAAACAGCCACCAATGGCTTTTCAAGGGATTAGTGAGAGGAAAAAAGCACTGGGGATGGTTTTCATGTGTGCTGCTGTCTTCATCATCTGTTTCACTCCTTATcacattaatttcattttttacaccATGGTAAAGGAAACTATCATTACCAGTTGTCCCATTGTCAAAAGCACACTGTATTTCCATCCTTTTTGCCTGTGCCTAGCAAGTCTTTGCTGTCTTTTGGATCCAATTCTTTATTACTTCATGGCCTCAGAGTTTCGTGATCAATTATCTCGCCACAGCAGCTCTGTGACCCGTTCTCGGCTCATGAGCAGGGAAAGTGGTTCATCAATGGCTagctaa